The following coding sequences lie in one Rhodohalobacter barkolensis genomic window:
- a CDS encoding Gfo/Idh/MocA family protein has translation MKKKVKGKKGFKKVFRYWSVYGLSRTLNKVSGRLRSFNIFKPKFLSRNPVIGLIGCGQFQFSTIAYFLSKGKKNRFLFCYDIDEKKAESLGKYYKVPAVVREQEEVYNQSGTDLVYIASNHASHTTYALKFLEKDINVYCEKPVSVTFTQFESLIKSINKSNGSFYAGYNRPYSQAVQKIKQRVKEKNNTVGKFSLNCFISAHDIPEDHWYRNPEEGTRICGNVGHWLDLMIHMYNWRGYIPKAFKVQIAYSNTKEPDDNITISITTPEGDITSITITARSEPFEGINETINFQYDTIIAKIDDFRRLTIWDEEKLYKKKYRPKDVGHKRSVMQPFEKDNRDLNEVIASTELMLHITEMVRNTVTEKEIELTRSL, from the coding sequence ATGAAAAAGAAAGTTAAGGGGAAAAAAGGTTTTAAAAAGGTTTTTCGTTATTGGTCAGTTTATGGGTTGTCCAGAACTCTAAACAAAGTATCAGGCAGGTTAAGAAGCTTCAACATTTTCAAGCCTAAATTTTTATCAAGAAATCCTGTCATCGGGTTAATTGGCTGTGGTCAATTCCAGTTTTCTACCATCGCTTATTTTCTTTCAAAAGGTAAAAAAAACCGTTTTCTGTTTTGTTATGATATAGATGAGAAAAAGGCAGAGTCATTAGGAAAATATTACAAAGTTCCTGCGGTGGTTCGAGAGCAGGAAGAGGTTTATAATCAAAGCGGTACAGATTTGGTTTATATCGCTTCAAATCATGCCTCACATACAACCTATGCTTTAAAGTTTTTAGAAAAAGACATTAATGTTTATTGCGAAAAACCCGTCTCTGTAACATTTACTCAGTTTGAATCACTGATAAAGTCTATAAATAAAAGTAACGGGTCTTTTTATGCAGGTTATAACCGCCCGTATTCCCAGGCCGTTCAAAAGATAAAACAGAGAGTAAAAGAAAAAAATAATACAGTAGGTAAGTTCTCTCTTAATTGTTTTATTTCCGCCCATGATATTCCAGAAGACCATTGGTATCGAAACCCGGAGGAAGGCACTCGAATTTGTGGTAATGTAGGTCACTGGTTGGACCTCATGATCCACATGTACAATTGGAGAGGTTACATTCCAAAAGCTTTCAAGGTTCAGATTGCCTATTCAAATACGAAAGAGCCGGATGATAACATTACGATTTCCATTACAACACCCGAGGGAGATATAACATCCATCACCATTACTGCACGTTCCGAACCGTTTGAAGGAATTAATGAAACGATTAATTTTCAGTACGATACCATCATTGCAAAGATCGATGATTTTAGAAGACTCACTATTTGGGATGAAGAAAAATTATATAAAAAGAAATACAGGCCAAAAGATGTCGGCCACAAACGCTCTGTTATGCAGCCTTTTGAGAAAGACAACAGAGATTTAAATGAAGTGATAGCTTCTACTGAGCTAATGTTACATATCACAGAGATGGTTAGAAACACGGTAACAGAAAAAGAAATTGAATTAACACGAAGTTTATAA